A stretch of Pseudomonadota bacterium DNA encodes these proteins:
- the rplA gene encoding 50S ribosomal protein L1: MAKLGKRGKAAREKVVSGQQYAVDEGLRLLKEVASAKFDESVEVAINLGIDARKSDQSVRGAIVLPHGTGKQVRVAVFAEGAKAEAARAAGADIVGLQDLAQQVKAGQIDFDVAVAAPESMVIVGQLGQILGPRGLMPNPKVGTVTPDVATAVRNAKAGQVRFKSDKSGIVHCCIGKVSFETRALQENLATIVAALNKAKPAAAKGVYLKKVSVASTMGPGIQLDRVSIAGT, translated from the coding sequence ATGGCGAAGCTTGGTAAACGAGGGAAAGCGGCGCGGGAAAAAGTCGTCTCGGGCCAACAGTATGCCGTGGATGAGGGCCTGCGGCTCCTCAAAGAGGTCGCCTCCGCGAAGTTCGATGAATCGGTCGAAGTGGCGATCAACCTGGGCATCGACGCGCGCAAATCGGACCAGTCGGTGCGGGGCGCCATCGTGTTGCCTCATGGCACCGGAAAGCAGGTGCGGGTCGCCGTGTTCGCCGAGGGCGCCAAGGCCGAGGCGGCGCGCGCCGCGGGCGCCGACATCGTGGGACTCCAAGATCTGGCGCAACAGGTGAAGGCGGGTCAGATCGATTTCGATGTGGCCGTCGCCGCACCCGAGAGCATGGTCATCGTGGGTCAACTCGGTCAAATCCTGGGACCGCGCGGCCTGATGCCGAATCCCAAGGTCGGCACCGTCACCCCGGATGTGGCTACGGCGGTAAGAAACGCGAAGGCCGGACAAGTGCGCTTCAAGAGCGATAAATCCGGTATAGTCCATTGCTGTATCGGCAAGGTTTCGTTTGAGACTCGCGCCCTGCAGGAGAACCTGGCGACGATTGTCGCCGCCCTCAACAAGGCCAAGCCGGCGGCAGCGAAAGGTGTTTACCTGAAGAAGGTGAGCGTTGCCAGCACCATGGGGCCGGGGATCCAGTTGGATCGAGTCAGCATCGCCGGAACCTAG